From Nicotiana tabacum cultivar K326 chromosome 22, ASM71507v2, whole genome shotgun sequence, one genomic window encodes:
- the LOC107791173 gene encoding F-box protein SKIP23: MGNLREEVPAVPWLMLAEKEGKEESREFFDLSKDVTYSTSFPELVGKRCLGVGFPGWIFTADEQKKMNLFHLFSRSVINLPDMDMLEGFDYEWERGSCRYYVEKAVISSNPLTTSDYVLALIQGYPRCFAFWRPGQKSFTNVETPRRAYSDITWHGGQFYGVDFMGNIIIFDFRGSEEYPTVATVVKGIPPSLTRGTQLYMVHSLGELLVITRDGAFLDEDGSYGVKEFHVYKIDVDRKSYEEVADLGNRALFLGSSATLAVAQAYKIEGCKGNCIYFTDDCWQSYFNIERGGGKDMGIYNLLDGTIEPHYTGESYHKFSPPLWIFK, translated from the coding sequence ATGGGTAATTTGAGGGAGGAAGTTCCAGCAGTTCCATGGTTGATGCTCGCAGAGAAGGAGGGAAAAGAAGAAAGTCGTGAGTTTTTCGACTTGTCAAAGGATGTTACCTATAGCACGAGTTTTCCAGAATTAGTGGGAAAGCGGTGTTTGGGAGTGGGATTTCCAGGTTGGATTTTCACAGCTGATGAACAAAAAAAGATGAATCTGTTTCATCTTTTCTCACGTTCTGTAATTAACCTCCCAGATATGGACATGTTGGAGGGTTTTGATTATGAATGGGAACGTGGTTCTTGTAGGTATTATGTGGAAAAAGCAGTAATATCTTCGAATCCTCTTACAACATCGGACTATGTTTTGGCCCTTATTCAAGGAtatcctcgttgttttgctttctgGAGACCAGGACAGAAGTCCTTTACTAATGTGGAGACACCTAGACGTGCATATTCTGATATTACTTGGCATGGTGGGCAATTCTACGGTGTTGATTTTATGGGCAACATTATTATTTTCGACTTCAGAGGTTCCGAAGAATATCCAACTGTAGCAACAGTTGTCAAAGGGATACCTCCTAGCTTAACTAGGGGCACACAGTTATACATGGTACATTCGTTGGGCGAACTACTGGTGATCACTCGAGACGGGGCTTTTCTGGATGAAGATGGGAGTTATGGAGTTAAAGAGTTTCATGTGTACAAGATTGATGTGGATAGGAAGAGTTATGAAGAGGTTGCGGACTTGGGGAATAGGGCACTATTCCTTGGCTCTAGTGCTACTTTGGCTGTTGCACAAGCCTATAAAATAGAGGGATGCAAGGGGAATTGTATCTATTTCACAGATGATTGTTGGCAGAGCTATTTCAATATCGAACGAGGTGGTGGGAAGGACATGGGCATATATAACTTGCTTGATGGAACCATTGAGCCTCATTACACTGGTGAATCTTACCACAAATTCAGTCCACCACTATGGATCTTCAAGTGA